In Oncorhynchus keta strain PuntledgeMale-10-30-2019 chromosome 36, Oket_V2, whole genome shotgun sequence, the DNA window CCTCTTGAACTAATATTACACACAAACTATCCCTATAAATGCCACATTTAAATGTTCACAGGTTTTCAAGACACAGTAGATTTCCTTAAAGGACAATTACATGTACAGTATGCACATATAGACATAGCTGTAACAGTAGTTACAGGTAGAGGTAAATAGTACTTGCCTTGATGGTGGCCTCCAGCTCCCCAACACTTCTCTTCCCTCCAGGTAGCCAGCCATACGACCAGTGCTGAGAGAGCGTGACCTGCGCTACCAACGCCAACACCACCACCTGCACGACCGTTCTGTTGCTAAGATCCATGGGAGCTGGAAAGAAAGCTTGTCAAATACCAGCTAAATGTGATTGtcaaaaataatgtatttttacaTCAAGCAGAAGTTTGCGATCATCTTGCAATGATTACCTATTGAATATGCacattgtacagtatatatgaaCTACCCACAAATGCACATTAGTTAAccattttaaatatacttataTGAATCACATACTTTCTCCGTTCTGTGTATTCCTTCCTACACTGTGGTGGGAATATCATGAGTCCCTTTTATAGGGGTCGTTAGACATGGAACAGTCTGTGTCATCAGGATTAGAATCCCTTCTCCACAGGTGTGACACACTAAGTGCCTAATGGACACTAAATGTCACTAATGGCACCTGCTTAGTGCATAAGCTTCAAACTGCATTTGATGGAAACAAACATATTTATAATGTGTGAAGAGGTGAAGTCAGTGAACACGACTGTTCAacagtttgaggtcacttagaaatgtccttgtttttgaaagaaaagcaacatttttgtccattaaaataacatcaaattgatcagaaatacagtgtagacattgttaatgatgTTGtacatgactattgtagctggaaacggcaattttttaaatggaatatctacataggcattaAAAGGCCCATTATcatgaaaccccacctctttaaggaatgaatacctaggataggataaagtaatccttctcaccccccttaaaagatttagatgcactattgtaaagtggctgttccactggatgtcataaggtgaatgcaccaatttgtaagtcgctctggataagagcgtccgctaaatgacttaaatgtaaatataattATCAACAACTGTCacacctgtgttccaatggcacgttgtgttagctaatccaagtttataattttaaaaggctaattgatcattagaaaacccttttgcaattaagttagcacagctgaaaaatgttgtgctagtgaaagaagcaataaaacttgcCTTCgttagactagttgaatatccggagcatcagcatttgtgagatcgattacaggctcaaaatggccagaaacatcagtctcaacgtcagtagtgaagaggcgactccgggatgctggccatctaggcagagttgcaaagaaaaagccatatctcagaattggccaataaaaataaaagattaagatgggcaaaagaacacagacactggacagaggaactctgcctagaaggccagcatcccggagtcgcctcttcactgttgacgttgagataggtgttttgcgggtactatttaatgaagctgctagttgaggacttgtgagacactagacactctaatgtacttgtcctcttgctcagttgtgctccggggcctcccactctatTCTGGTtggggccagtttgcgctgttctgtgaagagagtagaacacagcgttgtacaagatcttcactttcttggcaatttcttgcatggaatagccttaatctctcagaacaagaatagactgatgagtttcagatgaaaggtctttgtttctggtcattttgagcctgtaatcgaacccacaaatactgatgatccagatactcaaatagtctaatgaaggccagttttattgcttctttaatcagaacaacagttttcagctgtgctaacatatttgcaaaagggttttctaatgatcaactagccttttaaaattataaacttggattagctaacacaacatgccattggaacacaggagtgatggttgctgataatgggcctctttacgcctatgtagatatttacgcctatgtagatattctattaaAAATCTgcccgtttccagctacaatagtaatttacaacattaacaatgtctacactgtatttctgatccaatttgatgttattttaatggacaaaaatgttgcttttctttcaaaaacaaggacatttctaagtgacctcaaacttgaATGGTGGTGTACATATTCTAATAATATGTCATGTTTGTAAATTAAACAATATCTGCTAGTCAACAAAAAAGTGACTTTGATATCCATGTTTTGTATCTTTTACAAATATTCAGAAATGAATGGCAAATTTGTTTATTTTCAATGCATTTATTGCGGACAGATTTTACAAATGAAATATTAACTTCATACAGACTTATGACAAGAGATATACAGGAACAAGATGCTTGAGCGCTACATTATGGCTCAATTTCATACTCTGTACACAAGACTGATTCTAAATGTTCTGTAAGAAGACATAATCCTTACACTTGTATCTTTACCTAACCGGCTATGAATCCATAAATGTACCTTTGGCATGAAAAGGATAGCCCTGTGGAGTGCCTTAACACTTAATAACTGGGTAACCAGGTCATTTGAATTTAAATTCTATTTATTTATGATCATTGCTAAAATATAGATTTCACAGTAAACTACAGCACGATGAAATTCAATAAAATATCTTCCTGAAACTTCCATGAATCAATTACTATTATCAATAACCCAGTTATTTAGTGGTATGAGAGCACTGTGGCTATAAATACTTACCAAGCGGAAAATTGCTGCCTGGCTCTAAATGACACTTTTCTAATTAAGAACTCTATACATTCAATACACATTTTGGGGGGTATATGAGCATTATAATCATTTGCTTTAATCCCAATCATGCTCTCTCTATACACTATAAGGATATCATGAAAATCAACTCATTGTATTGAAATCTTCTTCCTTTTTAGGTTAGTCTTGAGAAACATTAAACAAGTTGAAGTCACTTGGGGACAATTTGAACTTGATCAGAACATTTTTTCTAATATTTGTATGGCACTGTTTCATTCAAACATGCAAATGCTTAAATGGAAGGTCCaacatagtttaaaaaaaaagttgtaCAAAAGTTATTACAACCGTGTACATATGAACAGCCATTTGTTAGTGAGGTCAGATCAAAATTGCTGTTTGAAACGGATGGCAATTCAAAGTTGTCCAAATAGATTGTTTTCCATTGGATACTCAATAGACTGTTATGATGAAACAGACAACATACACACCAAAAACTGAATGTTAATTTGTTAAGTCACTTGTCACAAACTCTCATGACAGGTTGTGTATTTTTTACAACAGCAGTAGTTCTACAGTATGTGCCATGTTTACAGTACAGACCACAGGCAACGAAAGGCAATCTCATGGTCATTTTTTcaactcaaaatgtacataaaaTTCTACATTATATAAATAGAAAAAGATTATATGCATAACTTAATTAATACACACAGTATGTACATAATAACATACTTTTCAGTATTGTCTTGAGTCCGAGACCCTATTCAATTAAACCCTTTACGCCGGTTTTGGTCTTACGTTTTCAATTAAAAACATTTGACATACAAATGCTGAGGAGACAAAGCTAGTTGAAACGTCCGTGACTAAATAGAGATAATAATCCATTTTCATTTGGGCTCTTTTTAACAAACAGACAGATAAGCAaacatatacaggtaactgccaaaataaaggaaacaccaacgtaaagtgtcttaatagggcgttgggcaccacgagccagaacagcttcaatgcaccttgccatagattctacaagtgtctggaacgacaccattcttccacaagaaatttcacaatttggtgttttgttgatggtggtggaaaacgctgtatCAGGTGCCGCTCTAGAATCTCACATaagttcaattgggttgagatctggtgactgaaacggccatggcatatggctTACATTGTTTTTATGCTCATCGAatcattcagtgaccactcatgccctgtggatgggggcattgtcatcctatcgtgggcatagccatggtagccaaaacaATGGATGAATATACATGACCGTAAACATGATGGGatattaattgcttaattaactcagtaaccacacctgtgtggatgcacctgctttcaatata includes these proteins:
- the gnrh3 gene encoding gonadotropin-releasing hormone 3, which translates into the protein MDLSNRTVVQVVVLALVAQVTLSQHWSYGWLPGGKRSVGELEATIKMMDTGGVVALPEETSAHVSERLRPYDVILKKWMPHK